The following nucleotide sequence is from Dethiosulfovibrio faecalis.
TTATGTCCCCCTCTTTCTGAGACCTATGATACAGCAGCCTGTTCTTGACCTTAACCTAGCAACTTACTCGGTGGTCCATTTTTCCGGGTCCACTATACTTTTCTCATCTTTTCAGCGGTTTCACCTTGAAAATAGTGTTTTCTTTGTTGTTGGTGGCTGCTGGAATCGTCATGCTATTCCCCGTTTCCGAACGCCGAGCCTCTTCCGAGGTCAAACGTTTGGGGGCTATCCGTATTCGATCTGGCGTGGAAGGGGAATTTTACGACGTGAATCTTTGGATTGCACTGCCTGTAGCCATATTGACCGGTTTCGCTTCCGGAATGGTCGGCGTGTCGGGAGGTTCTTTTTTGGTCCCTCTGATGGTTTTTGCCTGTGGGATCCCTATGCACACAGCGGTCGGAACGGCGTCGATCTTAATAGCTATAACCTCCTTTATGGGGTTTGCTGGTCATGCTGTTCAAGGCGATTTCAATGCCTCCTGGGCCGTTCCTCTGGCGGTGATCACCGCTCTTGGGGGGATTCTTGGCGGAAGAATGGCATTGAGTGCGAAGCCTAAACATCTTAAAAAACTTTTTGCCTATACGAACTGGCTTGCCGCTTTGTTCATGATCGTCAATGCGCTTCATACGAGAGGATCTATATAGTTTGGGTCGAACCAGAAGAGAGTGTATAATTTACGTAATATTCTAAGGGGAGGCGATACGTTTGCAGTTAAAACCGTTGTCATTTGTCGCTGTTTTTCTCGCGCTCCTGCTGGTTTTGGTCGGTTCGGCTTTCGGCTGTACCAGGGTGACCTACGTCGGTCCGGAGGACACGATCATAACCGGCCGTACCATGGATTGGGGGAGCGATATAGGGAGCAACCTTTGGATTTTTCCCCGAGGCATGGAGAGAGACGGCGCGGCCGGGCCGAATTCGATCGAGTGGAGCTCCCTCTACGGCAGCGTGGTGGCCTCCGCTTTCGACGCCGCTACTGTTGATGGAATGAACGAAAAAGGCTTGGTTGTTAATTTGCTCTATCTGGTGGAGTCGCAATATCCCAGGCCGAAAAAAGGCGATCCCAGAGCCCCCATCTCGATAGCGGCCTGGGCTCAGTACGTTCTGGATAGGTTCGCCACGGTGAAAGAGGCGGTGGAGGCCCTTAGCACCGAGCCATTTTACGTGGTATCCACCATGACCCCGGATGGACACGCCGGAAACGGCCATCTTGCCATATCGGATCCTTCCGGCGACTCGGCCATCTTCGAGTACCTCGAGGGGAAACTCGTGATCCACCACGGCGGAGAATATCGGGTCATGACCAACTCGCCTTCCTTCGACAAACAGCTGGCCCTCTGTGCTTACTGGCAGGAGATCGGCGGATTGACCATGCTCCCCGGGACCAACCGCGCCTCCGACCGATTCGTAAGGGCGGCCTTCTACATCGATGCCATACCCAAAACGTCGAACATAAGGACCGCTTTGGCGGGGGTGCTCGGGGTTATCAGAAACGCGTCGGTTCCCTTGGGAATATCCACCCCCGACAAGCCCAACATTTCCTCGACGTTGTGGCGTACTCTGGCGGATCATAAAAACAGAAGATACTACTTCGACGCAGTTCTCAGCCCGAGTCTGTTCTGGGTGGACCTGGACAAGTTGGACTTGGCGGAGGGGGCTCCGGTCCTTCATCTGCCGCTGAAGGATGTTGCACTGGGAGGCGAGGCCTCCGGTAATTTTGAAACTTCGGCGCCCTTCGAGTTTTTAGAAGCGCAGCCATGAAAAATATGCGGGGATCTTGATCTCGTACCGGGATCCCCGTTTTTTTCTTGAAATACTTAAGCTCCGATCTCTTCCCCTGACGTTCCTCTTGTTCCGTTTACTTCGAGTTCTCTGTCGTCTAAATCCCGATCATGTTTTTTACGTCCTGTGCCGGAGGGGCTCCGAAAAGCCGTTTGTACTCCCGGCTGAACTGTGAGGGGCTTTCGTATCCCACCTGAAACGCCGCCGTCGCTGCGTCCAGACGTTCGGTAAGCATCAACCGTCTCGCCTCGTTCAGCCGGAGCCTCTTCTGGAACTGGAGAGGGCTCATGGCCGTTACGGATCGAAAATGGTGATGAAAGGTGGATTGGCTCATGCCCGATCGGGAGGCCAGTTCGTCCATCTTGATTTGATCCGCGAAGTTTCTCCTTAGCCACTCTATCGTGCTGGCTATGCTGTGGCTGTGGTTTCCCGCCGTGACTATCCGTCTCAATTTGGGGCCTTGTTCACCGACAAGAAGCCGGTAGAATATCTCCCGTTTGACCATCGGGCCCAGCACCGGTAGATCCTCCGGTGATTTAAGCAAGTTCACCAATCGAAGAAAAGCCTCCAGCATGTTCGGAGTCGCCTCGCTGATCTCCATTCCCCTGTCCTGTCTCCTCGAGTTGGCGTGTTTCGAGTCGACCTCCATTATCAGTTGAGCGATAGTTTTTTTATCCAGCTCCAGGGTGAGTCCCAGGTATGGCTTTCCCTCGCTGGCCTCCAGAATCTGGGCTACGACAGGAAGATCCACAGAGGTTATCAAAAAATGTCTGTCGTCGTATATATAGCTTTCCTCTCCCAGAAAGATCCGCTTTCTTCCCTGGGCTATCAGGCATATGCTGGAGTCCATCGTATAGCTCAACGGTTCGGTAGGGGAGTTCCCCCTTATGAGAACCAGTCCGGCGATCTCCGTTTCCAGTCGAGGCCGTGTCCTGGTTCGCCTGTCGATCTCCATGGCTAAAGCCCTCTGTATAGTATCTATCCGATCATCGCAAGATCTCGCCGTATCGCTCATCCTTATTTTGTCCTCCCGTTTTCCCGAGTTCTTTCCGTCAAGATAGAACGCTCCGACCGAGAAATCAAGCTTTTCTCCGCCTTATCGCAGGATCAGGCAAGGAACGGACAGTATCTGTATATCGCCTATCTTTACCCCGGGTGTATAAATCCTTTTTAGAGATGAGACGGATATCACGACGGATCGCCGTTTTGGGCATGGCATATCGTGAGACAGTAGAGGCTTTTAATAGTAAATGGAGGTAGACGCAGATAAGGAGGGCCTGAATATGAACGAGATAGAGGATCTGTTTCCCAGAGGCGGGGAGAACGCCGCTTACGCCAAGTATTTTCTCGGAAAGAGTTATCTGAACATGCTTTCACTGGAGGGCGTGGTCATAGGGAACGTCACCTTCGAGCCAGGTTGCCGCAACAACTGGCACGTTCATCACTCTAAGTCCGGAGGAGGACAAATTCTGCTTTGTACCTCCGGTTACGGCTGGTATCAGGAGTGGGGAAAGCCCGCCAGGAAGCTGGCACCCGGTGATGTGGTGAACATACCGGCAGGCGTCAAGCACTGGCACGGAGCCGCCAAGGACAGCTGGTTCGCCCACGTGGCCGTCGAGGTGCCGGGGGAGGACTGCTCCAACGAATGGCTGGAGATCGTGGACGACGAGCAGTACGGAAAACTGGCCTAAAGGGAGGTACGGCAATATGGGCAAGGTGACCGCGGGAAGAGACGTATTGGGAGATTTCGCCCCTCAGTTTGCGGGATTCAACGACGACGTGCTCTTCGGAGAGGTGTGGTCCAGGGAGGATAAACTGACCCCCAGGGAGAGGAGCATCGTCACCGTGTCGGCTCTTCTGTCCAGCGGAATTTTGGACAGTTCCCTCAAGTTTCATATCCAGAAGGCGAAGGACAACGGTGTGACGAAAGAGGAGATGGTTGAGGTTCTTACCCAGCTGGCCTTCTACGCCGGTTGGCCCAAGGCGTGGGCGGCGTTCCGCATGGCCAAGGAAGTCTACTCCGAGTGATGGATAAAACGTTTTTGGGAATGGAGGTTGAAATCATGAACGAAAAGAAAGCTTTGGTGGCTTTCTTCTCGGCTACCGGCGTTACTGCGAAGATCGCGGAGAAGGTGGCGAAGGTGGTAGAAGGGGACCTTTTCGAGATCGTCCCGGCTGAACCTTACACTAAGGACGATCTGAACTGGCACGACGGTATGAGTCGCAGTTCCCTGGAGATGAACGATCGTTCCTCCAGGCCGGAGATCGCCCACATGGTTGATGGTATGGAGAGGTATGAAACGATTTTTATCGGTTTCCCCATTTGGTGGTACGTAGCTCCGAGGATAATACAGACCTTTTTGGAGAGCTACGATTTTTCCGGTAAGAAGATCTCGCTTTTCGCGACCTCCGGGATGAGCGGGATGGGAGATACGCAGGAGATTCTTCGTTTGTCCTGTCCCGGTGCGGCCACTTGGGGTGCCGGAAGAAGATTTAGTGAGTCTGCCTCGGAGAGCGAGATCAATCGATGGGTAGGCAAGTCGAGTTTCTAAACAAAGGGGGGGATTGCGATGAATAAAATGGCGTTTGTTTTGGTAGAGCTTTTGATGGTGTTTAGCCTTGCGACTTGCGGTAGCGCCTCGTCGTCCAGCCCTTCAACGTCGGAAAACCCTGCCACCGTAGACTCCGCCTCCTCGGAGGCCGGAAAGACGTTGGTAGTCTACTATTCTGCGACCGGAAACACGAAAAGAGTTGCGGGATTTATCGCGACGTCAACGGGTGCGGATCTCTTTGCGTTGAAACCGGCCGATCCCTACACGGAAGACGATCTGAACTATAGAGACAAGGGTAGTAGGGTGTCCAGAGAACATGATAACGAGCATGAAAGGGATGTAGAGCTTCTATCCGTATCTGTCGATGATTGGGATTCCTACGATACCGTGTTCATCGGCTATCCCCTCTGGTGGGGGATCGCAGCGTGGCCGATTGACGGCTTTATAGGAGCGAACGACTTTACCGGAAAAACGGTAATCCCGTTCTGCACTTCCGCCGCTTCCGGTCTGGGAGAGAGCGGCGAGCTCTTGAGAAAAGCCGCCGGAAACGGAAACTGGCTGGAGGGAAGACGTTTCTCCTCCGGGGTGAAAGAAGAAGAGATCCAGGCCTGGATTGAAGGATTGGGCTTGTAGAAAGATTGCTTTGCGAGGTGTTTAGCTATGATTTTTGAAGAGACTTACAGTTTATCCAACGGAGTGAAAATACCCAAACTGGGGTTGGGAACCTGGTTTATCCCCGACGATCAGGCTGCGGAGGCAGTCAGGCGGGCCGTCGAGCTGGGATATCGCCACATGGACACGGCTCAGGCCTACGAGAACGAGGCAGGTGTAGCAGCCGGTGTGAAGAGCTGTGGAATCGAGAGAGAGAAGCTTTTCGTCACCAGCAAGGTGGCGGCCGAGCATAAGACCTATGAGACCGCGGCTTCGTCCATCGACGAGACCCTTTCCAGGATGGGGTTGGATTATCTGGACATGATGATAATCCACAGCCCTCAGCCCTGGTACGAGTTTCGCGACGAAAGGCGGTATTACGAGGAGAACAAGGCCGTCTGGCGTGCCTTGGAGGACGCCTATCGATCCGGCAAGCTGAAGGCCATCGGCGTCTCCAACTTTCTAGTCGACGATCTGGAAAGCCTGCTGGCGGATTGCACCGTGAAGCCCATGGTCAATCAAATATTGGCCCACATCGGCAATACCCCCGAGGAACTGATGGCTTTCTGTGAAAAGAACGATATTTTGGTGGAGGCCTACTCTCCCATCGCTCACGGGGTGGCGCTTTGGAACCGGGAGCTGGTGGCGATGGCGGAAAAATACAGTGCCGCCGTTCCCCAGCTTTGCATCAAATACGTGTTGCAGCTGGGCACTGTCGCCCTTCCCAAGACGGCGAACCCAGCCCACATGGCGGACAACGCCAAGCTGGATTTTACCGTCTCCGACGAGGATATGGGAATCCTGAAGGGACTCGACATGAAGGATTACGGAGAGTTCAGCTTCACCCCTGTGTTCAGCGGCAAATAATAACCTAGGGTTTTAACCGAGGGGCAGCGTTTATAGGGGGTTTCGCTTGGCTGAGCTTAATGCTTTTGTCGAGCGAACTCCTTAGGGTTGAACGAGAAATTCTCCAGTTTTTAAAACTGGAGAATTTCTCGTCCTGTAGCTTTTTGCCGGTTCTCATAGAATTTTTTCACGATGGATAACGTTATTACCTCTTAGCTATCTTTATCTCGAAGTCCAGTCCCTGTAGGATCTCTCTAACGCTGTTTGCGACGATCTTGAGGTCGTTTAGGTTGGGCCTGTCGGATATGTCTCCCATCTTGCCCTTTTGGCTGCCTTCGTCCCATCCGTGGAACTTCCCAGGTGTGTACCATTCGTCCAGGACGAGAAATCCGACGTGCTCGAAGAACTGAGCCATGTATTTCCCGGCAACGTAGCCCTCTTTGATCCCTGTGTGTATGCCGCCGAAGGTGCAGAACACCACACCGAACTTTCCCGGTTTTCTAGGAGCTCCTATGGGCCTTGCTCCTCCTCTGTAACGGTCCATGGTGTTGCCGATGAACTTCTGGACCGGAAGAGGAGGTATCCATCGGTAGGATGGCGCTCCCATGAACACCAAGTCGTAATCGCAAAGCTCGACCTCTAGATTTTCCTCTATCTTCACTTTGTCCACTGGGATGTTCTTGTTCACCAGGACGGTCTCGATGGTGTCGGCCACCTTCTTCGTGTTGCCTCCCGCGCTCCAGTACAGTATCAGGCTTTTCATCCCGCATCACTCCGCTTTCTGTGGTATAAAATTGACATGAGAGGATCTCGACGGATCGGTTCCCTGTCCGATATTCCACCGTAAGATACGCTTATACGATGGGGTTGGCATGCAGCATATTGACGGCGACAGGGATTATTTTGATGTATGTGGAGGCCGCTATGGACGGCGAACTTGTAACTCTCTCCGATATGTCCTTTCCCGTCTCCGTGTTGGAACATGTGAAAATAGGAGGAGGTCCCCTGTTCGAGCCCCATTTTCACGGACATCACCTGCAGCTCTTTCGATTTTTAAGCGGAAGGGCCAGGATCTTCTGCGATCAGAGGGAGTACGAGATGGAATCCTCCGAAGTCCTGATAGTGAACAGGGGAGAACTGCACTATGGAGAGGGGCTTTCGGACGAGCTTCGTTATTTCGTCTTCAGAATCGACATAGATCTGCTGTCGTCCTACGGCATATTCCCCTGCGGGGAGAGGTATCTGAGCCCTTTGAGGAATGGGCTCGTGACCTTTCGACGAAGGCCCGGAGGCGACGGCATAAGGTGGCTTCTGGACTCTGTCGTGGAAAGATGCCGTAGGTGCGACGAGGGCTACGAACTGGGAGTTTTAGGGGGAGTTTTCGGTTTACTGGAGGAACTTTTTCGCTCTTGCGGAGTGATGTCCCTGGTCTCCAGCGACGTGGAAATCCTCATGAGGAAGAGGCAGGCTCTGTCGGCCGTTTTCGAATACGTAGAGAAGAACTATCGAGAGGGCGTCTCTCTGCCCGAGGCTGCCGATATCGCTCATATGTCGGTGGGACACCTCTGTCGTCTGTTCAGGAGAAGTACCGGGAGAACCTTCGTGGACTACGTCAACCGCATGAGGGTGGAGAAGGCGGCCGCTCTCCTGAGCCGGGAAGGTTGCAACGTCACAGAGGCGGCTATGTCCGTAGGGTTCGACGATGTGGGCTATTTCTCCCGTGTCTTTAAGAAATACATGACCCGCTCTCCGAGACAATTTATCGGAGATGACAGGCGTTATTTCCTATAAAGGGACTCCCTGTGAATCGGAAAATAGAAACTGCCCCTTGACAATTCTCCGTAAACCCGTAAAATGCATCGACAATACAGCACGATAAAATTATCCGACGACGAAAGGAGGAATACCCGTGACGGAACGAGCTAAGAACCAGCCGATAGTCTCCATCTCCATCGATAGTTCTTACTCCTATAGCTTTACCGACGGCCAGTGGCGCTATTACGCCAGTGGTCTCAGCTCGCATGGAAATCCGTCATCGGGACCTGCTGCCGTCGGGTAGACCCTCCACAGGAGGGGTATCGCAATAAAGGCAGGCTTAAAGGGCCGGAATCCGGATTTTTCATCCGGGCTCCGGCCCTTTTTTTATTCGATTTTTTAATTATCTGACGGGAGGTCACGAATATGATAGTCGTCCAAATGAACGAACGGAGTTCCAGTCTCGACATAGCCAGGGTCTGCGACCATCAGGAACGCAGAGGAATGCAGATAAGGGTGGTTCCGGGACGCAGGGGCAGCACCATAGTCTGCGAGGGACATTCCGAGACGGACCTGGAGCTTAAAAAACTTCCCTCCGTGAAGGCGGTTTCGCGGACGAACTGTTCCTATCCTCTGGCGAGCCTGGAGGTGTCGGGGCCTCAGGGTCCGGTCCAGATAGGTCGAGGGCTCTCCATAGGCGGCGGCTCCGTGGCGGTCATGGCAGGACCCTGTTCGGTGGAGAGCCGGGAGCAGCTTCTCGAGACCGCCAGAGGCGTGGCCTCCTCCGGGGCCTCTGTGCTCAGGGGAGGGGCCTTCAAGCCCCGTTCGAACCCCTATTCCTTCCAGGGACTGGGCAGTCAGGGAATAGATCTCCTTTTGGAGGCCAGGGAGGATACCGGGCTTCCCATAGTCACGGAGGTCATGTCGCCGGAGGACGTGGAGTGGCTGGCCCCTCAGGTGGACATCCTCCAGGTGGGAACCAGGAGCATGCAGAACTTCCCCTTGCTCAAGGCTTTGGGACGGGTGAACACTCCGGTACTCCTCAAGAGAGGGATGGCCTCCACCGTGGACGAGTGGCTTCAGGCGGCGGAGTACATACTGGCCGGAGGAAACTCCCGGGTGATCCTGTGCGAGAGGGGCATAAGAAGCTTCGACAAGAGTACCAGAAACACCCTGGATCTGAGTATAGTGCCTCTGGTCAAATCCCTGACCCACCTTCCCGTGGTGGTGGACCCGAGCCATGCCACCGGCAAGAGACATCTGGTCGCTCCCATGAGCCTGGCTGCCCTGGCCGCAGGAGCCGACGGCCTCATAGTGGAGGTCCACTCCCGACCTGAGGAGGCCCTCTGCGACGGCCCCCAGTCGCTGGACCTTCCCGCCTTCGACGGGCTGATGAACCGAATCTCCCGGCTGATGGAGGCTTTGGAGCCGGAGGAATCCGAATGGGGCTTGAAGGTCGCCATGTAGGGATCGTCGGACTGGGGCTTATGGGGGGCTCCCTGGCCGGGAGACTCACGTCCTGGGGGCGGTGCGCCTCGGTTGCTGCCTGGGATAGAGATTCCTCCGCCCTGGACCTTGGGGAAACAAGGGGACTCTTCACCTATAGGGCCCCCTCGTTGGAGAGGCTGACGGCACGATCCGAAGTCCTGATTCTGGCGGTCCCGGTGGAGCTCATGGTTCCCGTCTCCCTGTCGGCGGCCCCCTTCGGCGACGGACTGGAGGCGGTGCTGGACCTCTCCAGCGTGAGAGGAGACCTTCACCGGACCCTGGGGCGTATATGGGGCAAAAGGCACCTTGGCTTTCACCTGATGGCCGGCAAGGAGACCGGAGGGGTGGAAAACGCCTCGCCGGACCTGGCGGAGGGGGCCACGATCGCCCTCGTTCCGGGATCCGATGCCGACGATAAGGTGGTGTCCCTGGCGGAGGAGATGGCGGAGATCCTCGGGGCTTCGACCCTCTACATGGATCCGGACGAACACGACGAGACAGTTGCCTGGATCAGCCATCTTCCAATGGTCCTGGCCTCGGCACTGGCTCTCGGAGCCGGGGAGGCCATGGAGCGGCTTCCCGGGATTCCGGAGATGGCTGCTGGTGGTTTCAGGGATACCTCTCGAGTGGCGTCCGGACCTTCCTGGCTGACGGCCTCTGTCCTGGAACACAACGAAAAACTGGTGCCGGCTATTCGCCGGACCGTGAAGATTCTGGAGGCCTTTATCGACGCATCTCCCGAGGAAGCTCTTCGAGGGGCGGCTCGAGCGGCCCGATACAGGGAAGCCGTTTTGGCTGGCCCATCTAAGGAGGAAAAGAGATGACTAGATCCATAAACGGCACGGTAGAGGTGCCTGGAGATAAATCCATATCCCACAGGGTAGGTATACTGGGAGCTCTGTCCAGCCGGGGAATAGAGGTGACCAACTTCTCTTCCGGAGCGGACTGCGCCAGCACTCTGGACTGCGTGGAGAGGCTGGGCTGCTCGGTTGAGCGACAGGGAGACAGAGTGAAGGTCGCCAGAGGAGACGGTATAACCGAGGCGTCCCGTACGCTGGACGCAGGAAACTCCGGCACCACGGCCAGACTGCTCTGCGGCCTGCTGGCCGGGGTGCCAAGTACCTTCTCGGTGCTCACCGGCGACGACAGCCTGCAGCGTCGTCCCATGAGCAGAATCGTAGATCCCCTCAGGGTTCTGGGGGCCAGGATAGACGGTCGGGACGGAGGCAAGAGGCTGCCCCTGTCCATAAGGGGAACCAGGCTGACCGGAGGCCAGTACGTCCTGCCGGTGGCGAGCGCCCAGGTCAAGAGCGCCCTGTTGCTGGCGGGACTCTCCGCCCAGGGCAGCGTGACGGTCGTGGAGCCCCTGCCGACCAGGGACCACACGGAGATAATGCTGGAGCATCTGGGGGTTCCCATAAGGAGGGACGGAGACTCGGTCACGGTGTATCCCTTCGACGACCTTCCCGGAGGATCCTGGAGGGTGCCGGGAGACTTCTCCTCAGCGGCCTTCTGGATCGTGGCGGCCGCTATATGCTCCGACTCGTCGGTCCGGCTCTCCGGAGTGGGATTGAACCCCACCAGGACGGGACTTCTGGAGGTCCTTAGGTCCATGGGGCTGGACTGCTCTGTCGAGAACGAGAGCGCCCAGGGAGGCGAGCCGGTCGGGGACCTGATCGTCAGAAGCTCCTCTCTTCGTTCCGTATCGGTAGGGTCCGACATGGTTCCGTCCATGGTCGACGAACTGCCGGTGTTGGCCGTGGCAGCCACCCAGGCGGAGGGAACCACCGAGATAAGGGGAGCGGGAGAGCTCCGGGTAAAGGAGTGCGACCGCATCGCCGCAGTGGCCGAGGGACTGAGGGCCATGGGAGCTGACATAACCGAGCACGACGACGGCTGGACCATCCCGGGATCCCAGAGGCTCCGCGGTGCCACCGTGGACAGCAGAGGGGATCACCGTATCGCCATGGCCATGGCCGTGGCGGGGCTGGCGGCTGACGGACCGGTGGAGATACTGGGCTCCGACTGCGTCTCCATCTCCTACCCCGAGTTCTTCTCCCAGCTGGAGGAACTCTCCGACGACCTCGTGCCGACGAGAGGCTGACCGGGACCATGGCTATCCGTTTTCTCACAGGAGGCGAGTCCCACGGAAGAGGCCTCGTCACCATCGTAGAGGGACTTCCGTCCGGACTGGAGCTGCCCAGGGATCTGCTGGAGTCCGAGCTGACCAGAAGGCGCAGAGGATGGGGAAGAGGCCCCAGGATGGCCATAGAGAGGGACCGTCTGGAGGTGTGGAGCGGCCTGAGAGACGGAGTGACCACCGGGGCGCCTCTGTCTATCTGTCTGGAGAACACAGAGTGGGAGTCCTGGAGAGGCGCTCTGGATCCCCACAAGGTGGATCCGGAGAAGGCGGAGGATAGGCGAATCGACTGTCCCAGACCGGGCCACTCGGACCTGGTCGGAGGTATCAAGTACGGACACTCGGACATGAGGAACGTGCTGGAGCGCTCCAGCGCCAGGTCCACCGCCGCCTTGACCCTGGCCGGGACCGTCGCCCGGGCTCTTCTCGATAGGCTCGGGATAACAGTCAGGGGTGCGGTCACGTCCATCGGTGGGGTCGCCATAGAGGATCCACTGTCGGAGGAGGAGTGGACCAGGGCGGAGACCTCCGATCTCGGCTGTCCCAGGGAGGCGGACGAGAAAGCCCTGATATCCCGGATCTCCAAGGCTAAGGAGGAGGGAGACTCTCTGGGAGGGACTTTCCTGGTGTCCCTTCGGGGCATGCCCGTAGGGGTCGGGTCCTACGTGGAGTGGGATCGGCGTCTGGACGGCAGGCTGGCCGGGGCGGTTATGTCCATACCTGCCATAAAGGGAGTGGAGATAGGCGGAGGGTTCAACCTTGCGGCGCTCCCCGGCAGTCTGGTTCACGACGAAATCGCCGTCGAGGACGGAGAGATAATCCGCCTATCGAACAGAGCCGGCGGCCTCGAGGGAGGTATGACCAACGGCCAGGACGTTTTGATACGGGCGGCGATGAAGCCCATCCCCACCATGAGAAAGCCTCTGAGGTCGGTGGACCTGGCCAGAGGAGAGAACACAACGGCCCATTTCGAGAGGAGCGATAGCTGCGCGGTTTCCGCCGCCTGCGTAGTGGGAGAGGCCATGGTGGCCTGGGTGGCCGCCTCGGCCCTCACGGAAAGGTTCGGAGGAGACGTTATGGAGGACCTGGAGCGTAGGGTCTCGGAACTCCGTCTGGAGACAGGGAGGGATCGTCGTGGGTAGAGGAGAGTTGGTTTTTCTCGGAGGGTTCATGGGATCCGGAAAGACCTCGGTGGGGCAAAGACTTGCCGAGGCGGTGGGGCTCCCCTTCGTCGACCTGGACAAGGCCATAGAGCTGAGGGCCGGAGCCTCCGTGGCGGAGATATTCGCCTCTCAGGGGGAGGAAGGCTTCCGCAGGCTGGAGGCCCAGTCGCTTAGAGAGATATCGGACCTGGAGCGATGCATAGTAGCCCTGGGCGGCGGTGCCCTGAAGGACCCCAAGGGGCGGGAGCTCATCCGCAAGAAGGGCAGACTTGTTATATTGGACGCCTCGGCGGATACGGTAAAAAACAGGGTGGCGGCCCAGCCGGGACAGAGGCCTCTTCTGAAGATGGAGAACCTTGAGGACCTCTGGGAGAGGCGGCGCCCCCTTTACAGCGACGGCGACCTGAGAGTTGAGACGGATCATCTTAACGTATCTCAGGTGGCGGAGGCGGTCCGGGAGGGGCTATCACTTCCGTTGAGGGGCGACTGCGATCAGAGGATCCTCGGGGACGAGAGGACCGGCCTGGTGGTGGTAGGCCAGGGAGTTCTGTCGAGACTTCCGGAGCTTCTCGGCCGGACCGACACCTACGTGGTGGCCGACTCCATGACGGGACCTCTCTTCGAGCCGGTGGTAGGCCAGACCCGAGGACGTTCGGTGCTTCCAAGAGGCGAGGACGCCAAGACCATGGATGTGGTGGAAGGACTGTATGACGACTTTCTCTCCGTCGGCATGGACCGGGGCGACGTGGTGCTGGCCCTGGGCGGCGGCTGCGTGGGAGACGTGGCAGGATTTGCCGCCGCAACCTGGATGAGGGGCATAGAGCTCGTCCAGTGTCCCACCACCCTTCTGGCCCAGGTGGACAGCTCCATAGGAGGCAAGGTCGGGGTGAACCTGCCTCAGGGCAAGAACCTCGTCGGAGCCTTCCATCGTCCGAAAATAGTCCTTTCCGACGTGAACTGTCTTACCTCCCTTTCCTGGAAGGACTACCGCCAGGGACTGGGAGAGGTGGTCAAATACGGCCTCGGAGAGGACCCCGAGCTTTTCGACCTTCTGGAGAGAAACGTCGAAGGCCTTCTGCGGCGCGACCCCGGTTTGCTGGTGGAGGTTGTGGCCCGGTGTGCCTCCATAAAACTCGACCTGGTTTCCCGGGACGAGAGGGAGCACGACGTCAGGACCAGACTCAACCTGGGACACACTGTGGCCCATGGTCTGGAGGCGGCTTCGGGATACCGCGACTGGAGCCACGGAGACGCCGTGGCCGTAGGAATGGTCGTGGCGACCGAGCTCTCCTGTAGGCTGGGCGAGTGCGACAGACACAGGTTGGA
It contains:
- a CDS encoding carboxymuconolactone decarboxylase family protein, coding for MGKVTAGRDVLGDFAPQFAGFNDDVLFGEVWSREDKLTPRERSIVTVSALLSSGILDSSLKFHIQKAKDNGVTKEEMVEVLTQLAFYAGWPKAWAAFRMAKEVYSE
- a CDS encoding AraC family transcriptional regulator; the encoded protein is MSDTARSCDDRIDTIQRALAMEIDRRTRTRPRLETEIAGLVLIRGNSPTEPLSYTMDSSICLIAQGRKRIFLGEESYIYDDRHFLITSVDLPVVAQILEASEGKPYLGLTLELDKKTIAQLIMEVDSKHANSRRQDRGMEISEATPNMLEAFLRLVNLLKSPEDLPVLGPMVKREIFYRLLVGEQGPKLRRIVTAGNHSHSIASTIEWLRRNFADQIKMDELASRSGMSQSTFHHHFRSVTAMSPLQFQKRLRLNEARRLMLTERLDAATAAFQVGYESPSQFSREYKRLFGAPPAQDVKNMIGI
- a CDS encoding aldo/keto reductase, producing the protein MIFEETYSLSNGVKIPKLGLGTWFIPDDQAAEAVRRAVELGYRHMDTAQAYENEAGVAAGVKSCGIEREKLFVTSKVAAEHKTYETAASSIDETLSRMGLDYLDMMIIHSPQPWYEFRDERRYYEENKAVWRALEDAYRSGKLKAIGVSNFLVDDLESLLADCTVKPMVNQILAHIGNTPEELMAFCEKNDILVEAYSPIAHGVALWNRELVAMAEKYSAAVPQLCIKYVLQLGTVALPKTANPAHMADNAKLDFTVSDEDMGILKGLDMKDYGEFSFTPVFSGK
- a CDS encoding cupin domain-containing protein — translated: MNEIEDLFPRGGENAAYAKYFLGKSYLNMLSLEGVVIGNVTFEPGCRNNWHVHHSKSGGGQILLCTSGYGWYQEWGKPARKLAPGDVVNIPAGVKHWHGAAKDSWFAHVAVEVPGEDCSNEWLEIVDDEQYGKLA
- a CDS encoding flavodoxin — protein: MNEKKALVAFFSATGVTAKIAEKVAKVVEGDLFEIVPAEPYTKDDLNWHDGMSRSSLEMNDRSSRPEIAHMVDGMERYETIFIGFPIWWYVAPRIIQTFLESYDFSGKKISLFATSGMSGMGDTQEILRLSCPGAATWGAGRRFSESASESEINRWVGKSSF
- a CDS encoding flavodoxin; the protein is MNKMAFVLVELLMVFSLATCGSASSSSPSTSENPATVDSASSEAGKTLVVYYSATGNTKRVAGFIATSTGADLFALKPADPYTEDDLNYRDKGSRVSREHDNEHERDVELLSVSVDDWDSYDTVFIGYPLWWGIAAWPIDGFIGANDFTGKTVIPFCTSAASGLGESGELLRKAAGNGNWLEGRRFSSGVKEEEIQAWIEGLGL
- a CDS encoding sulfite exporter TauE/SafE family protein, producing the protein MFPGPLYFSHLFSGFTLKIVFSLLLVAAGIVMLFPVSERRASSEVKRLGAIRIRSGVEGEFYDVNLWIALPVAILTGFASGMVGVSGGSFLVPLMVFACGIPMHTAVGTASILIAITSFMGFAGHAVQGDFNASWAVPLAVITALGGILGGRMALSAKPKHLKKLFAYTNWLAALFMIVNALHTRGSI
- a CDS encoding flavodoxin family protein; this encodes MKSLILYWSAGGNTKKVADTIETVLVNKNIPVDKVKIEENLEVELCDYDLVFMGAPSYRWIPPLPVQKFIGNTMDRYRGGARPIGAPRKPGKFGVVFCTFGGIHTGIKEGYVAGKYMAQFFEHVGFLVLDEWYTPGKFHGWDEGSQKGKMGDISDRPNLNDLKIVANSVREILQGLDFEIKIAKR
- a CDS encoding linear amide C-N hydrolase; translation: MQLKPLSFVAVFLALLLVLVGSAFGCTRVTYVGPEDTIITGRTMDWGSDIGSNLWIFPRGMERDGAAGPNSIEWSSLYGSVVASAFDAATVDGMNEKGLVVNLLYLVESQYPRPKKGDPRAPISIAAWAQYVLDRFATVKEAVEALSTEPFYVVSTMTPDGHAGNGHLAISDPSGDSAIFEYLEGKLVIHHGGEYRVMTNSPSFDKQLALCAYWQEIGGLTMLPGTNRASDRFVRAAFYIDAIPKTSNIRTALAGVLGVIRNASVPLGISTPDKPNISSTLWRTLADHKNRRYYFDAVLSPSLFWVDLDKLDLAEGAPVLHLPLKDVALGGEASGNFETSAPFEFLEAQP